In Candidatus Methylomirabilota bacterium, the genomic stretch ATCCCGACTTGGAGGCCGAAGGTAAAGTTGAAAAGGTGGTCGGCAAAGTTCAGAAAAAGATCGGCCAGGTGAAGAAGGTCCTCGGAACATAGTGAAGCCGACAGTCCCTGCGTCCTCGCACGCCCAGTGGACCTAGGTCCAATACGCATTGCGCTCGTGACACTGCTAACGTGGTTGCCCCACACCAGCCGGGAGGTTCTGCAATGAGTAGATGGATGACGTGTGCGTTTGCGATGGGTGTCACGTTCGTCGTCGCGACATTCGGTTTCGGGTCCTGAGTGGTTTGCTAGCCAAGCCTGAAGGAGCGTAGGCGATATAAAGGCTATTCTCAGTCATGGCCCGCCTCGTCCGAGGGCCTTCCCCGGGGTGTGCCTCGGGCCTTCCTTGGCACAGCGCGGATAATCCCCCTCCCACCTGGGCCGAGCCTGCCAGAGCGAGGATCAGCGGTCAAATCGGG encodes the following:
- a CDS encoding CsbD family protein — its product is MKPGTKDEVAGKIHEVKGAVKEKVGKLTNNPDLEAEGKVEKVVGKVQKKIGQVKKVLGT